From a single Vibrio toranzoniae genomic region:
- the ilvD gene encoding dihydroxy-acid dehydratase, with the protein MPIYRSATTTHGRNMAGARALWRATGVKDDDFGKPIIAVVNSFTQFVPGHVHLKDMGQLVAGEIEKAGGIAKEFNTIAVDDGIAMGHGGMLYSLPSRELIADSVEYMVNAHCADAMVCISNCDKITPGMMMAAMRLNIPVIFVSGGPMEAGKTKLSDQIIKLDLVDAMIQGADPTISDEQSEQVERSACPTCGSCSGMFTANSMNCLTEALGLSQPGNGSMLATHADREALFINAGKRIVELTKRYYEQDDESALPRNIANRAAFENAMALDIAMGGSSNTVLHLLASAQEGEIDFDMGDIDEMSRRVPHLCKVAPSTPKYHMEDVHRAGGVMAILGELDRAGLLNNQTRTVLGLSMQEQLAQYDIMQTEDEAVLKFFRAGPAGIRTTKAFSQDCRWDRLDDDRKEGCIRTKENAFSQEGGLAVLSGNIAVDGCIVKTAGVDEENLKFQGPAIVFESQDSAVDGILGGKVKAGEVVVIRYEGPKGGPGMQEMLYPTTYLKSMGLGKSCALLTDGRFSGGTSGLSIGHASPEAASGGVIGLVNTGDIITIDIPSRSITLDVPEAELEARRVKQDALGWKPENRQREVSFALKAYASMATSADKGAVRDKSKLED; encoded by the coding sequence ATGCCAATCTATCGTTCAGCAACAACTACCCACGGACGCAACATGGCTGGTGCGCGCGCTTTATGGCGTGCAACTGGCGTTAAAGATGATGACTTCGGTAAGCCAATCATCGCAGTTGTAAACTCTTTCACTCAATTCGTACCAGGCCACGTTCACCTTAAAGACATGGGTCAACTGGTTGCGGGTGAAATCGAGAAAGCGGGTGGTATCGCTAAAGAATTCAATACCATCGCCGTTGATGATGGTATCGCAATGGGTCACGGCGGCATGCTGTATTCACTGCCATCACGTGAGCTTATCGCAGACTCAGTAGAGTACATGGTGAATGCGCACTGTGCCGATGCGATGGTGTGTATCTCTAACTGTGACAAAATCACCCCGGGAATGATGATGGCTGCTATGCGCCTAAACATCCCTGTGATCTTTGTATCTGGCGGCCCAATGGAAGCAGGTAAAACCAAGCTTTCAGATCAAATCATCAAGCTAGACCTTGTTGACGCTATGATTCAAGGTGCCGATCCAACGATTTCAGATGAGCAAAGTGAACAAGTAGAACGTTCTGCATGTCCAACCTGCGGTTCTTGTTCAGGCATGTTCACGGCCAACTCAATGAACTGTCTAACCGAAGCGCTTGGTCTGTCTCAGCCAGGTAACGGTTCTATGCTAGCAACGCACGCCGATCGTGAAGCGCTATTCATCAATGCCGGTAAGCGCATCGTTGAGCTCACTAAGCGTTATTACGAGCAAGATGACGAGTCAGCCCTGCCGCGCAACATTGCTAACCGTGCTGCATTCGAAAATGCGATGGCACTGGATATCGCGATGGGCGGTTCTAGTAACACCGTTCTTCACCTATTGGCTTCAGCTCAAGAAGGTGAGATTGATTTTGATATGGGTGATATCGATGAGATGTCACGCCGCGTTCCACATCTATGTAAGGTTGCGCCTTCAACGCCGAAATACCACATGGAAGACGTTCACCGCGCTGGTGGTGTAATGGCTATCCTAGGTGAACTGGACCGTGCAGGCCTACTGAACAACCAGACTCGCACCGTGCTTGGTCTGAGCATGCAAGAGCAACTGGCTCAATACGACATCATGCAGACAGAAGACGAAGCAGTACTTAAGTTCTTCCGTGCTGGCCCAGCAGGTATCCGTACCACCAAAGCCTTCTCACAAGATTGTCGCTGGGATCGCCTTGATGACGACCGCAAAGAAGGTTGTATTCGTACCAAAGAGAACGCGTTCAGCCAAGAAGGCGGCCTAGCAGTACTTTCTGGCAACATCGCCGTTGATGGCTGTATCGTTAAGACGGCAGGCGTTGATGAAGAAAACCTGAAATTCCAAGGCCCTGCGATCGTATTTGAAAGCCAAGATAGTGCGGTTGATGGCATCTTAGGTGGCAAAGTGAAAGCGGGCGAAGTGGTTGTTATTCGTTACGAAGGTCCTAAAGGTGGTCCGGGCATGCAAGAGATGCTTTACCCAACCACTTACCTAAAATCGATGGGTCTAGGCAAGTCTTGTGCTCTGCTAACAGATGGTCGTTTCTCTGGTGGTACTTCGGGTCTGTCTATCGGTCACGCTTCTCCAGAAGCAGCCAGTGGCGGTGTAATTGGTCTAGTAAATACTGGCGATATCATCACTATCGACATCCCTAGCCGCTCAATCACTCTTGATGTGCCTGAAGCAGAGCTAGAAGCGCGTCGTGTTAAGCAAGACGCACTAGGCTGGAAACCAGAAAACCGTCAGCGTGAAGTGTCTTTCGCACTGAAAGCTTACGCAAGCATGGCAACCAGTGCCGACAAAGGCGCCGTGCGTGATAAGTCTAAACTAGAGGACTAA
- the ilvA gene encoding threonine ammonia-lyase, biosynthetic, whose protein sequence is MSDDTVSPQQQTGADYLRQILRAPVYEAAIVTPLQDMPRLSARIGNQVQLKREDRQPVHSFKLRGAYNMVSSLSEQQKAAGVIAASAGNHAQGMALSGSKLGIQTTIVMPKTTPDIKVDAVRGFGGNVVLHGSNFDEAKAEAERLSAEHGYTFVPPFDHPLVIAGQGTMGMEMLQQNGHMDYIFVPVGGGGLAAGVAVLVKQLMPEIKVIAVEPEDSSCLKAALDAGEPVVLDQVSMFADGVAVKRIGEETFRLCQQYIDGHIAVSSDEICSAVKDIFEDTRAIAEPSGALALAGLKKFAEQNQLQGKQLATVLSGANTNFHGLRYVSERCELGEKREGLLAVTIPERQGAFLEFCNIIGGRAVTEFNYRHNDESLANIFVGVRLQGGQEELEHIINDLRDGGYPVVDLSDDEMAKLHIRYMIGGKPSKPLKERLYSFEFPEYPGALIKFLDTLGTHWNISLFNYRNHGADYGRVLCGFELGDNDLAQFSTHLRELGYQCKDETDNPSYKFFLS, encoded by the coding sequence ATGAGTGATGACACGGTCAGCCCCCAACAACAAACTGGCGCAGATTATCTGCGTCAGATCTTGAGAGCCCCCGTTTACGAAGCGGCTATAGTGACGCCTCTGCAAGATATGCCACGCCTGAGCGCTCGTATCGGTAATCAGGTTCAGCTAAAGCGAGAAGACCGTCAACCGGTCCACTCGTTCAAGCTACGTGGTGCCTACAACATGGTATCAAGCCTTTCAGAGCAACAAAAAGCTGCTGGAGTAATTGCGGCATCAGCGGGTAACCACGCTCAAGGCATGGCACTATCCGGTTCTAAGCTTGGTATTCAAACCACGATTGTAATGCCAAAAACCACGCCAGACATCAAGGTCGATGCAGTGCGCGGATTCGGCGGTAATGTGGTTTTGCACGGCAGTAATTTTGATGAAGCTAAAGCAGAAGCGGAACGTCTATCGGCGGAGCATGGCTATACCTTTGTGCCTCCATTCGATCACCCATTAGTGATCGCTGGACAAGGCACCATGGGTATGGAGATGCTTCAGCAAAATGGTCACATGGATTACATCTTTGTGCCTGTCGGTGGTGGTGGCTTAGCGGCTGGTGTTGCTGTGCTGGTAAAACAGCTGATGCCAGAGATCAAGGTCATCGCGGTGGAGCCTGAAGACTCGTCTTGTTTGAAAGCAGCACTGGATGCCGGTGAACCTGTAGTACTGGATCAAGTCAGCATGTTTGCCGATGGCGTTGCGGTTAAACGCATTGGTGAAGAGACATTCCGCCTATGTCAGCAGTACATCGATGGTCACATTGCGGTGTCTAGCGATGAGATCTGCTCGGCGGTGAAAGACATCTTTGAAGACACTCGCGCAATTGCTGAACCTTCGGGAGCGCTGGCTCTGGCTGGTTTGAAGAAATTTGCAGAACAAAACCAACTACAAGGTAAGCAACTGGCAACGGTGCTGTCTGGTGCTAATACCAACTTTCACGGTCTGCGTTATGTGTCTGAACGTTGTGAGTTGGGTGAGAAACGCGAAGGTTTGCTTGCGGTCACTATCCCTGAGCGACAAGGGGCCTTCCTAGAGTTCTGCAATATTATTGGCGGCCGAGCGGTGACAGAGTTTAACTACCGCCACAACGACGAAAGCCTAGCGAATATCTTCGTTGGTGTACGTCTGCAAGGTGGTCAAGAAGAGCTCGAGCACATCATCAATGACCTGCGCGACGGCGGCTACCCGGTGGTCGACCTTTCTGATGATGAGATGGCAAAGCTGCACATTCGCTACATGATTGGCGGCAAACCATCAAAACCATTGAAAGAGCGCCTATACAGTTTTGAGTTTCCGGAATACCCAGGAGCCTTGATAAAATTCCTTGATACCTTAGGTACCCACTGGAATATCAGCCTATTCAACTATCGTAACCACGGTGCCGATTACGGTCGTGTATTGTGTGGCTTTGAACTTGGTGATAATGATTTAGCTCAGTTCTCGACACACCTCCGAGAGCTTGGTTATCAGTGTAAAGATGAAACCGATAACCCTTCCTACAAGTTCTTCTTGTCTTAA
- the punR gene encoding DNA-binding transcriptional activator PunR: MFSKSSLEMLDTVARLGSFTAAAQQLHKVPSAISYGVRQVEQELDVLLFRRLPRKVELTPAGELFIEEARALLRQMEEISAQTRRAARGWKKTLRLTLDNVVKLDKMKPMIEAFYQTFEFAELQINMEVFNGSWEAIAQGRADIVIGATSAIPVGGDFEVKDMGRLDWAFVMSPSHPCVREQNLNEEFVSQYPAICLDDTSSVLPKRHTGHYASQRRLLLPNWYSAIECLKNGVGVGYMPRHIAAPIIEQGLLVEKILPEPSPQSHCCLVWRKDDNHKLIEWMVKYLGSSEQLHQDWLDHRKAI; encoded by the coding sequence ATGTTCTCTAAATCCTCTTTAGAAATGCTCGATACGGTTGCCCGCTTAGGCAGTTTTACTGCTGCGGCACAGCAACTGCACAAAGTGCCATCAGCGATCAGTTATGGGGTTAGACAGGTCGAACAAGAATTGGATGTTTTACTTTTCAGACGCTTACCGAGAAAGGTTGAACTGACGCCTGCTGGTGAACTGTTCATTGAAGAGGCTCGTGCGTTGCTGAGGCAGATGGAAGAGATCAGTGCTCAAACTCGACGAGCTGCTCGTGGTTGGAAGAAGACCCTGCGCCTAACGCTTGATAATGTGGTTAAGCTCGACAAAATGAAGCCGATGATTGAAGCGTTCTATCAAACGTTTGAGTTTGCCGAACTTCAGATCAACATGGAGGTGTTCAACGGCTCTTGGGAAGCGATAGCGCAGGGCAGGGCGGATATCGTGATTGGTGCCACTTCCGCGATACCTGTAGGTGGTGACTTTGAGGTCAAAGACATGGGGCGCTTAGATTGGGCGTTTGTGATGTCGCCAAGTCATCCGTGTGTGCGAGAGCAAAACCTCAATGAAGAATTTGTTAGCCAGTATCCCGCAATATGTTTGGATGATACCTCTAGTGTGCTGCCTAAGCGACACACCGGTCACTATGCGAGTCAGAGACGTCTTCTATTACCTAATTGGTACAGTGCGATTGAGTGCCTTAAGAACGGTGTTGGAGTGGGTTATATGCCAAGACATATCGCTGCGCCTATTATTGAGCAGGGTTTGTTGGTGGAGAAGATCTTGCCAGAACCAAGCCCGCAGAGCCATTGCTGTTTGGTGTGGCGAAAAGACGACAACCATAAATTGATCGAATGGATGGTAAAATACCTAGGATCGAGCGAGCAACTTCATCAAGATTGGTTGGATCATCGCAAGGCGATCTAA
- the punC gene encoding purine nucleoside transporter PunC, which yields MNISKFQLVYLAVLSMLGFIATDMYLPAFKAMEIDFATGPEQIALSLTVFLGGMAMGQLLWGLASDKYGHRNTLAVGLMLFTIASFGLAFSTEVWHLLTLRFIQAIGVCAPAVIWQAMVIKRYSQSSSQQIFATIMPLVALSPALAPQLGVLLANNFGWHSIFITLTLMGALLAVTTMAQPKEAPEVKQTSIKTDIKMLLKSKPYMGNVLMFASASAAFFAYLTGMPEIMAQLGYEAKDIGLSFIPQTIAFMAGGYFGKQAVKKYGDGLVLRNLIGLFSVAAMLIFIASQWELTSIWPLLAPFCLIAVANGALYPIVVNRALSSAKQSPATAAGLQNSLQITISGLSSALVAAMASQALSATGIAVVICLGALWIGYIVSNKELSEHFATPDNSRVVTEEKQD from the coding sequence ATGAATATTTCTAAATTTCAATTGGTCTACCTTGCAGTTCTCTCAATGCTTGGTTTTATTGCGACCGATATGTACCTTCCTGCATTTAAGGCGATGGAGATCGATTTCGCAACAGGCCCAGAACAGATCGCATTGTCGTTAACCGTGTTTCTTGGCGGTATGGCAATGGGTCAGCTCCTGTGGGGACTCGCGAGTGACAAGTACGGTCATCGCAATACGTTAGCCGTTGGCTTAATGCTATTCACTATTGCCTCATTCGGCTTAGCGTTCAGTACTGAGGTCTGGCACCTACTGACACTGCGCTTCATTCAAGCGATCGGGGTGTGCGCTCCCGCAGTAATTTGGCAAGCGATGGTTATCAAGCGATACTCTCAGAGCAGTAGCCAACAAATTTTTGCGACCATCATGCCTTTAGTGGCGCTATCTCCAGCATTAGCACCTCAATTAGGTGTATTACTCGCGAACAACTTTGGCTGGCACAGTATCTTCATCACATTAACCTTGATGGGTGCATTGTTAGCAGTAACGACAATGGCTCAACCAAAAGAAGCACCTGAGGTAAAACAAACATCGATCAAAACAGACATCAAGATGTTGCTTAAATCAAAGCCTTACATGGGTAATGTGCTGATGTTTGCTTCGGCTTCGGCGGCGTTCTTCGCTTATCTAACTGGTATGCCAGAGATCATGGCTCAACTAGGTTATGAAGCAAAAGACATCGGTCTTAGCTTTATTCCACAGACAATCGCATTCATGGCGGGTGGTTATTTTGGCAAACAAGCTGTGAAGAAATACGGCGATGGTTTGGTACTAAGAAACCTTATTGGATTGTTCAGTGTTGCTGCGATGCTAATCTTTATCGCATCACAGTGGGAACTGACATCAATCTGGCCTCTATTAGCACCTTTCTGTTTGATTGCTGTAGCGAATGGTGCACTTTACCCAATCGTAGTAAACCGTGCGCTATCAAGTGCTAAGCAAAGCCCGGCAACAGCGGCGGGTCTACAAAACAGCTTGCAAATTACTATTAGTGGCCTCTCAAGCGCACTAGTTGCAGCAATGGCTAGCCAAGCGTTAAGCGCCACAGGTATCGCAGTTGTGATCTGTTTGGGAGCACTGTGGATTGGCTATATTGTTTCGAACAAAGAGCTATCAGAACACTTTGCAACTCCGGATAACTCTCGCGTCGTCACAGAAGAGAAGCAAGACTAG
- a CDS encoding sensor domain-containing diguanylate cyclase, with translation MLIGLYGFYITLEKLVVENERDHLVSLMSDVIYEIREDSELFTSDMDVDDYIGNLTQANTRLRIQVINLDGVVIGDTDLSDHALARVENHGNRPEFKQALQQGTGSDVRFSTVTSVDRIYYSMKESVNGQDFVVIISLPMHQLKQMNFQLMGILIGMVLLSLSFLIGTSYVSNRQIVHKVEEEQKKQDERIRQRTHEIELMHRLANMLAACNNMVEAQQIVSDILPRILGNVNGSVSLMRASRNQLITQLDWGDIWPGSASFAPEECWSLRKGRAHLSNNDFHSLSCGHMHDMDNNQTLCIPLTAHGNTIGIMHLYFGQGDIKIDPITEQLAFSVSEHLGLALANLSLQEKLRSQALSDPLTGLFNRRFFDQKLEEHSMNSATSEQPLSLLMLDLDHFKRFNDNFGHDAGDFVLKEISALLKQSVSEDEIACRLGGEELAILLPHYSMQQATEFGQTLCDAVRSMHLEHKGLSLGQLGVSIGVAMYPKPASDTESLVKMADKALYMAKDMGRSRVVNYDEYSRHKAPALEVVDGEEVSTSLPKQ, from the coding sequence ATGTTGATAGGCCTGTATGGTTTTTATATAACCTTGGAAAAGCTGGTGGTTGAGAATGAGCGTGACCATTTGGTTTCTCTAATGTCAGACGTTATTTATGAAATTCGCGAAGACAGCGAGCTATTTACGTCTGATATGGATGTCGATGATTACATTGGCAACCTGACTCAAGCCAATACACGATTAAGAATTCAGGTTATTAACCTTGATGGTGTCGTGATTGGTGATACGGATCTGTCTGACCATGCATTGGCTAGAGTTGAAAATCATGGTAACCGTCCTGAATTCAAACAAGCACTTCAACAAGGCACGGGCAGTGATGTGCGCTTTAGTACCGTAACCTCAGTAGACCGAATTTATTATTCAATGAAAGAGAGCGTTAACGGACAAGATTTCGTTGTGATCATTTCTTTGCCAATGCACCAACTTAAACAGATGAATTTCCAATTAATGGGAATTCTAATTGGCATGGTATTGCTGAGCTTGAGTTTTTTGATTGGTACGTCTTATGTGAGCAACCGTCAAATCGTCCATAAAGTAGAAGAAGAGCAAAAGAAACAAGACGAGCGCATTCGCCAAAGAACCCATGAAATCGAACTGATGCACCGTCTAGCGAATATGCTTGCAGCGTGTAATAACATGGTGGAAGCCCAACAGATTGTTTCTGATATTTTGCCGAGAATTTTAGGTAACGTGAACGGCAGTGTTTCTTTGATGAGGGCATCTCGAAATCAACTGATTACGCAACTTGATTGGGGAGATATATGGCCTGGAAGCGCAAGCTTTGCCCCTGAAGAGTGTTGGTCGTTACGTAAAGGACGGGCTCACTTGTCTAATAATGATTTCCACTCATTGAGCTGTGGTCATATGCATGACATGGACAACAACCAAACCCTCTGTATCCCGTTGACTGCACACGGTAATACTATTGGCATAATGCACCTTTACTTCGGTCAGGGCGACATCAAAATTGACCCGATTACCGAACAATTAGCTTTTAGTGTTTCAGAACATCTCGGTTTAGCGTTGGCTAACCTGAGCTTGCAAGAGAAGTTGCGCTCACAAGCCTTAAGCGACCCATTAACCGGTTTATTCAATCGTCGTTTCTTTGATCAAAAGTTAGAAGAGCACTCAATGAATTCAGCCACCAGCGAGCAACCCTTGTCGCTATTGATGCTCGATTTAGATCACTTCAAACGTTTCAATGATAATTTTGGTCATGATGCGGGTGATTTCGTCTTGAAAGAGATCAGCGCGCTACTCAAACAGAGTGTGAGTGAAGATGAGATAGCCTGCAGGTTGGGGGGTGAGGAGTTAGCGATATTACTTCCGCACTATTCAATGCAGCAAGCGACGGAATTTGGTCAGACACTGTGTGATGCCGTGCGTTCTATGCACCTTGAACATAAAGGGCTTTCACTAGGTCAGTTAGGTGTTTCAATTGGTGTCGCTATGTATCCTAAGCCTGCATCTGATACCGAGTCTCTGGTTAAGATGGCAGATAAAGCGCTCTACATGGCGAAAGACATGGGACGTAGCCGAGTGGTTAACTATGATGAATACAGCCGTCATAAAGCGCCAGCACTCGAAGTCGTCGATGGTGAAGAGGTTTCGACGTCGTTACCAAAACAGTAA
- the glmU gene encoding bifunctional UDP-N-acetylglucosamine diphosphorylase/glucosamine-1-phosphate N-acetyltransferase GlmU — protein MKFSAVILAAGKGTRMYSNTPKVLHTLAGKPMVKHVIDTCNGLGAQNIHLVYGHGGEQMQATLAEESVNWALQADQLGTGHAVDQASAHFADDEKVLVLYGDVPLISPETIENLLDAQPNGGIALLTVVLDNPTGYGRIIRRNGPVVAIVEQKDATDEQKLIKEINTGVMVATGGDLKRWLSGLSNDNAQGEYYLTDVIAAAHDEGRAVEAVHPISPIEVEGVNDRSQLARLERAYQAEQADKLLKQGVMLRDPSRFDLRGELQCGMDVEIDTNVIIEGCVSIGDNVVIGTGCVLKDCEIDDNTVVRPYSVIEGATVGEDCTVGPFTRLRPGADMRNNSHVGNFVEVKNTRLGEGSKANHLTYLGDAEIGQRVNVGAGAITCNYDGANKFKTIIGDDVFVGSDSQLIAPVVIGNGATVGAGSTVTRDVSENELVISRAKERKIANWQRPVKKK, from the coding sequence ATGAAGTTTAGCGCAGTAATTCTCGCAGCGGGCAAAGGTACTCGCATGTATTCAAATACACCAAAGGTTCTGCATACACTTGCGGGCAAGCCAATGGTGAAACATGTTATCGATACCTGTAATGGTTTAGGTGCTCAAAACATCCATTTGGTCTACGGTCATGGTGGTGAGCAGATGCAGGCGACTCTAGCTGAAGAGTCTGTGAATTGGGCTCTGCAAGCGGATCAGTTGGGTACAGGTCACGCGGTGGATCAAGCATCTGCGCACTTTGCTGATGATGAAAAGGTACTAGTGCTGTACGGAGATGTGCCACTTATCTCGCCTGAAACCATTGAGAACCTATTAGACGCTCAGCCAAATGGTGGTATAGCACTGCTTACTGTCGTTCTTGATAACCCAACGGGTTACGGTCGTATCATTCGTCGAAATGGTCCTGTAGTCGCTATCGTCGAGCAAAAAGATGCAACTGATGAACAAAAGCTTATCAAAGAGATTAATACTGGGGTGATGGTTGCTACTGGTGGTGATCTGAAGCGTTGGTTGTCTGGCTTAAGCAACGACAACGCCCAAGGTGAATACTACCTGACTGACGTCATCGCAGCAGCTCACGATGAAGGTCGTGCGGTTGAAGCCGTGCATCCGATAAGTCCAATTGAAGTTGAAGGCGTTAATGACCGTTCTCAATTGGCTCGTCTAGAGCGAGCTTATCAAGCTGAGCAGGCTGATAAACTATTGAAACAAGGTGTTATGTTACGCGATCCAAGCCGCTTTGACCTACGTGGTGAACTGCAGTGCGGTATGGATGTTGAGATAGATACTAACGTTATCATCGAAGGCTGCGTAAGTATTGGTGATAATGTGGTTATCGGTACTGGTTGTGTATTGAAAGACTGTGAAATTGATGACAACACCGTCGTACGTCCATACAGTGTTATTGAAGGTGCTACTGTTGGTGAAGACTGTACGGTTGGTCCTTTTACTCGTCTGCGCCCTGGTGCTGACATGCGTAATAACTCGCATGTGGGTAACTTTGTCGAAGTGAAGAATACTCGTCTAGGTGAAGGCTCAAAAGCAAACCATTTAACTTATCTTGGTGATGCGGAAATCGGTCAGCGTGTCAATGTTGGTGCAGGCGCTATTACCTGTAACTACGATGGTGCGAATAAGTTTAAGACCATCATTGGCGACGACGTGTTTGTTGGTTCTGATAGCCAGTTGATCGCACCTGTGGTTATTGGAAACGGTGCGACTGTCGGTGCGGGCTCGACGGTAACACGTGATGTTTCTGAAAATGAACTTGTTATCAGCCGCGCTAAAGAACGTAAGATAGCTAACTGGCAGCGTCCGGTTAAGAAAAAATAG
- a CDS encoding F0F1 ATP synthase subunit epsilon, with product MAAITFHLDVVSAEKQIFSGLVETFQVTGSEGELGIFHGHTPLLTAIKPGMVRIVKQHGHEEIIYVSGGMVEVQPGTATVLADTAIRGEELDAAKAEEAKRKAVENIQNQHGDIDFAQAAGELAKAIAQLRVIELTKRRR from the coding sequence ATGGCAGCAATAACCTTTCACCTAGACGTTGTAAGTGCCGAGAAGCAAATTTTCTCTGGTCTTGTTGAGACGTTTCAGGTGACCGGTAGTGAGGGTGAACTTGGTATTTTCCATGGTCATACTCCACTGCTGACCGCTATCAAGCCTGGTATGGTGCGTATTGTTAAGCAGCACGGCCACGAAGAAATTATTTATGTTTCTGGTGGTATGGTAGAAGTTCAGCCTGGTACAGCGACTGTACTGGCTGATACAGCTATCCGTGGTGAAGAGCTAGACGCAGCAAAGGCGGAAGAAGCTAAACGCAAGGCTGTGGAGAATATCCAAAATCAGCATGGCGACATAGACTTCGCACAAGCGGCCGGTGAACTGGCTAAAGCCATTGCTCAGTTACGAGTTATCGAACTGACAAAGAGGCGTCGTTAA
- the atpD gene encoding F0F1 ATP synthase subunit beta has protein sequence MATGKIVQIIGAVVDVEFPQGEVPRVYDALNVNEVKERLVLEVQQQLGGGVVRAIVMGSSDGLRRGLTVENTGAPISVPVGTKTLGRIMNVLGDAIDECGEIGAEEHYAIHREAPSYEEQSNETALLETGVKVIDLICPFAKGGKIGLFGGAGVGKTVNMMELINNIALQHSGLSVFAGVGERTREGNDFYFEMQEAGVVNIENPEESKVAMVYGQMNEPPGNRLRVALTGLTMAERFRDEGRDVLLFVDNIYRYTLAGTEVSALLGRMPSAVGYQPTLAEEMGVLQERITSTKAGSITSVQAVYVPADDLTDPSPATTFAHLDATVVLNRNIASMGLYPAIDPLDSTSRQLDPLVVGQEHYDIARGVQSTLQRYKELKDIIAILGMDELSEEDKQVVSRARKIEKFLTQPYHVAEVFTGDPGVYVPLKETLRGFQGLLSGEYDDIPEQAFMYCGAIDEAIENAKKL, from the coding sequence ATGGCTACAGGTAAGATCGTACAGATCATCGGTGCGGTAGTCGACGTAGAGTTCCCACAGGGCGAAGTACCTCGTGTATACGATGCTCTGAATGTTAATGAAGTGAAAGAGCGTCTAGTTCTTGAAGTTCAGCAACAACTTGGCGGTGGCGTAGTTCGCGCAATCGTAATGGGTAGCTCTGATGGTTTACGTCGTGGTTTGACAGTTGAAAATACTGGCGCTCCAATCTCAGTACCAGTAGGTACTAAGACATTGGGTCGTATCATGAATGTCCTAGGTGACGCGATTGATGAGTGTGGTGAAATTGGTGCTGAAGAGCATTACGCCATTCACCGTGAAGCTCCAAGCTACGAAGAGCAGTCTAACGAGACAGCTCTTCTAGAAACTGGTGTTAAAGTAATCGACTTGATTTGTCCATTCGCTAAGGGTGGTAAAATCGGTCTATTCGGTGGTGCTGGTGTAGGTAAGACCGTTAACATGATGGAACTTATCAACAACATCGCACTTCAACACTCAGGCCTATCTGTATTTGCAGGTGTAGGTGAGCGTACTCGTGAAGGTAACGATTTCTACTTTGAGATGCAGGAAGCCGGTGTTGTAAACATCGAAAACCCTGAAGAATCAAAAGTAGCGATGGTTTACGGTCAGATGAACGAGCCACCAGGTAACCGTCTACGTGTTGCACTGACAGGTCTAACAATGGCTGAGCGCTTCCGTGACGAAGGTCGTGACGTTCTACTGTTCGTTGATAACATCTACCGTTACACACTAGCAGGTACTGAAGTATCAGCACTTCTAGGTCGTATGCCTTCTGCGGTAGGTTACCAACCTACACTAGCTGAAGAAATGGGTGTTCTACAAGAGCGTATCACGTCAACTAAAGCTGGTTCTATCACGTCTGTACAGGCGGTATATGTACCTGCGGATGACTTGACTGACCCGTCTCCAGCAACAACGTTCGCTCACTTGGATGCAACGGTTGTACTTAACCGTAACATCGCATCTATGGGTCTATACCCAGCGATCGACCCGCTAGATTCTACTTCACGTCAACTGGATCCATTGGTAGTTGGACAAGAACACTACGACATCGCTCGTGGCGTTCAGTCTACTCTTCAGCGCTACAAAGAGCTGAAAGATATCATTGCTATCCTAGGTATGGATGAGCTATCTGAAGAAGATAAGCAAGTTGTATCTCGTGCTCGTAAGATTGAGAAGTTCCTAACTCAGCCTTACCACGTAGCGGAAGTATTTACAGGTGACCCAGGTGTTTACGTACCTCTTAAAGAGACTCTACGTGGCTTCCAAGGTCTTCTATCTGGTGAATACGATGACATTCCAGAGCAAGCGTTCATGTACTGTGGTGCAATTGACGAAGCTATCGAGAATGCTAAGAAGCTATAA